From Erigeron canadensis isolate Cc75 chromosome 8, C_canadensis_v1, whole genome shotgun sequence, one genomic window encodes:
- the LOC122579035 gene encoding MLP-like protein 423, which yields MATIGKLEVEVKVKSGADKFWKTILESTDIFPKVCADLYKSVQILEGDGKSVGSIRLVNFAEGSPIVKSAKEKIEEFDEANKKVAYSVIDGDMMQYYKSFKASLEVIPEEEGSLVKWACEFEKASEEVPNPDMIRDFAAKNFKDIDDYLLKA from the exons ATGGCAACCATAGGGAAGCTTGAGGTTGAAGTGAAAGTGAAGTCAGGTGCAGATAAATTTTGGAAAACCATCCTTGAATCCACCGACATCTTCCCTAAAGTCTGCGCTGATCTCTACAAAAGTGTTCAAATTCTTGAAGGTGATGGAAAGAGCGTTGGATCCATTCGCTTGGTTAACTTTGCCGAAG GGTCACCAATTGTAAAATCAGcaaaagaaaagattgaagaatttgatgaaGCCAACAAGAAAGTGGCATATAGTGTGATTGATGGGGATATGATGCAATATTACAAGAGTTTCAAGGCTAGCCTTGAGGTGATTCCTGAGGAAGAAGGAAGCCTTGTGAAATGGGCTTGTGAATTTGAGAAAGCAAGTGAAGAGGTTCCTAATCCTGACATGATCAGAGACTTTGCTGCCAAGAATTTCAAGGATATTGATGATTATCTCCTTAAAGCATAG